In the Entelurus aequoreus isolate RoL-2023_Sb linkage group LG21, RoL_Eaeq_v1.1, whole genome shotgun sequence genome, GGCTACTGAGTGCTCagagccacagccagcttcatacagATACCGAATACTCCAAACAAGAATTAAGAGACCAGCATCTTAAAGATAGTCCTGATGAGAACTCAGATGGCTCTAAAGACAACTGGAAACGAGACGTAGGCAACAATGCTCAAAGCCAGTGGTCTGAAGCCAATTCCTGTTCTAGTGCCGGTGTCAGCCATCAATCAGAGACCACCGTGCGCACTTTGACACGCAGAACTGGACCGATTAAGAAACCTGTTCTCAAGGCTCTCAAAGTGGAAGACAAGGAGAGTGAGAAGCCAAAACATGAGCCCGAAGACAAGCCTGTCCCCTACCGTCTGGAGAAGGAGGTTCTTACCAACGTGTATGACTTAAAGAAAGATAGCCAGCCTGCGAGCAACAGGCGCTCAGGGTCACCTGTTGTGGAGAAACAGTCAGAAGAGATTCAGCGTCAGTCCCTGGCCATCACTAAAGTGGACCGGCCTCTCGGCACCCAGCAAAGTGAGGACTCTCCCAAGGAGAGCGTTTGGGACACTAGCAAAATCCATCCACCAAGAGATGTTCAGGAAAATCTAGAGCCACAAGCACCACGGCGCAACAACTGGATCTTTATCGATGAAGAGCAGGCCTTCGGTGCTGTCAGAGGATCAGGAAGAGGCCGGGGTCGGGGTTTTAGGGACTTTAATTCTCGAGGAGGAGGCCGCGCTGTCCGAGTCGGTGATAATGTCCGAGGAGCTTATAACAACAGTGCTGTTGCTCAGCGGACAGGCAGAGGCAGAGCTCAACCAAGGGAGCTGAAGGTGGAGGAGTTCCAGAGAGGCCAGCCACGAAGGCGCAATGTCAGCGAGACCTTAAGCGAAGCCTCCGAATACGAGGAGTTGCCCAAGAGACGGCGACAGAAGGGCTCTGAAAATGGAGAAGGTTACCTCGAAGCGGCGGAGGCTCGCAAAGTGGATCGGGATTCTTGGAGATCCAACAAGGTGTACACAGATGAGCAGGCCGCTGCTGATTCCAGAGAAAAGGCCAAGACGAGCAGAAACTTCGGAGGTCGCACGCTGCCTCCCAGACTGAACACTGGGAATTACAGCAGGGGCTATGGAAGCTCCAGAGAGATCTCCTCATGGAGGGGTCGTGGCCCTCAGTTTGGAAGCAGCGGTGGCTCCATGCAAGAAAATGGTTATGGTCCTGGGCCTGACAATACTTTTCCTCGTAAACCCCATATTGACCGCGACACACTCAAGTACGCCCCCAAATTTACTGGCCCCTTCATAGAAAACTGTTCAGAGGAACGTGAAGGCGAATATTACTTTGACTGCGACAACCCCGACAGACAAGCATTGAGGAGACGACGTCCACCGCGTCAAGACAAGCCTCCACGCTTCCGTCGTCTGCAACAAGAACGGGAACCTGGTTCGAACCAGTGCACAAGCGACGAGTACGTCAATGGCGAATTCACCAACCCTTGGCCTGCTCGTCCCAAAGGGAGCGGAGAAGACACCTGGCCCAGTGGCCCGTACTCCGGAGTACGCACCAGCCAACATGCACCGACGGAGGACTGGGAGACGGGATCAGACAACAGCGATTTCAGCGACTGGAAGGAAAAGCAGGCAGGACGCGGAGGCACGCCCACGCAGGGACACGGCGACGTTCCCTCAGACCCGTGTCACGGCGAAGCGGGCTCTGTTGAGAAAAGGGAGCTTTCCAAGCGAAGCTTTTCCAGCCAGCGACCGCTGATAGAACGACAGAACAGGAAAGGCGAGCCTTCATTGCTGGAGACGAGTAAGATGATTCGTGCTCCTGATAATTCCCCATCTGCTCCTTTAAACAGGAGTGACACCTGGCAGAATGGAGGCATGTCTTGTAAGAGGTGAGCTTTGGACCAGAAAATGCACAGAACCAGAAGTTTGCATCAATTAAACATTTATATTGCTTCTCTCCCCCAATCCACCCAGCAGGAGCCAAGATGAGTCAGGCCCTATGTACAGTATTGAGCAGTCGGAGGAGCTGAGTGAGTCCTCCAGAAAGAAATTCGACAAAGACCTGAAGCCAGGAGCTCTCAAACCAGATATTACGGAGTCTCTGTCCCAGTATGAGCTCAGCGCCTACCCAAGTAAGTGCTGAATCACTTTGCTTTCTCCCTCTCTATGCAAGTTTAGTTTTGGATATCAATATTTCTCTGTATTTTAGTAGAAGACGATGCTGGTGGCCCCATTTCTAATGCAGACAGTTATCAGGAAGCATTGTCCAAAAAGCAAAGACATCCACAGGAAGATGACAGGAGGAGGAAGGATCAAGGAGTTTCTGTCAGTTAGAACCATCTGTTCCCCAAACAAATGACAAAGGCAAGTTTTTTATTGTGTAATATCTGCATTACAGGTGCCTGTAAAGAGCAGGCCAGTTGCATCTAAGATACCGCCTCGTTTTGCCAAGAAGCAGGGAGGCATGGGCATCGATCAACCAGAGGATTCTCTTTCATCTAATAACTTGGGAACGGAAATCTGGGAGACAAACAGCTCAGGTAATTGAGAGGCAGAGTGCAGTTATGGAAGCAGCTTTTGaataacaattacaaacaaataaatGTTCAATTAGATTATTATTTCCCAGCTCTTTCAGTGCAGTCTTCAGGGGGAGACTCGTGGACTAAACAGGTGTCTTATGCCGGCAGTGAACCAAACTCTGAGGTACCACAAGACACTTGTTGATGAAAATATTTCTCATTGTTATTCACTAATGTTAAGCCTCTTCTCTTATTGTCCAAGGACTCTGATGCTGGCCCCGAACAGACTAAAGAGCAGCACAAACCAGGGCCCATTGGAAATGAGCGCTCCCTAAAGCACCGCAAGGGCTCCGAGGTCGTGGATCGCCTGGAAGTTGGCCCCATCACCCCAGTCAACGGCGTGGACCTCCACGTGGATACTGTGCTCCCCGTGCCCCCAATAGAGTTTGGCGTCAGCGCCAAAGACTCTGATTTTAACCTGCCGTCAGGTTCCACCCCAGTGCCTGTGTCCAATCCTGTCAACAAGCTGCAAGATCACCTCACCACCAATGTGAGTGATACCTGTGATGATCATATCTTTGGAATCAGTCATTGACCAATATTTTTATGAGTATTACAATTTTCCGCTCATGAGtaattttttttctcctcttgcaGACTATTCCCATGCTCCGTTCAAATCATCTGCAACCCGGCATCAACCTCAACCCTATGTCCTTTCCAAGCGCTGACCTCACTCTTAAGGTATCGCAATTGATACTTCAAGGagaactgcatttttgggggaattcaaAATCCCTATATAGGACAAGAACAAGGAGTATTCTATTGCGTCCATAAAAACTCCCAAAAAAACACCAGAaacagccaacaatactccatttacatcttgtgacctaaatattaaccaagtattagcaatattgtaatTAGCGCTTacactgaggaactacttttagcggcgttgTAATCACAGAAAGCTTACTAGCTTATACAGCTTTTGACATATTGAGcttgtgagctgctgcatcgcctctgagtttggTAAAAGTTTATGCGCATTTATAAGTCATGTGTCTTACTTATATAGTATAAGGTTGTTGTGTCCAAAAAccggagaagttggtcaactttggcattcaacttagacctggagatcGCAAGAAagacaaaaagacgcttgtttaggttttattttattttttgttttgtttagcacttagcaatagtgctactagTTGGATCTGCTTATttcagattaagattaaagtaccaatgattgtcacacacacactagatgtggtgaaatttgtcctctgcatttgacccatccccttggggagcagtgggcagcagcggcgccgcgcccgggaatcattttggtgatttaaaccccaactccaacccgtgttgctgagtgccaagcagggaggttatgggtcccatttttatagactttggtatgactcggctgggatttgaactccaacctaccgatcactcagattctaaaacttgtagctcatcttcCGTATATTTAGGCTCATAAATATAAAgccctggatcatcatttgtcccacagtaattaaattaaattaattaattaaattaaattaaagtaccaatgatgatCATtctctctcataaagtctgctatGATTAGTTGTTCTTGGAAGGAAAAGGGAACGTTGTGATACTTCTGTAaaattaataccgtatttttcggagtataagtcgcacctgccgaaaatgcataataaagaaggaaaaaaacatatataagtcagacTGGAGCCcggacaaactatgaaaaaaactgcgacttatagtccgaaaaatacggtatgctgaTGTATTTTTAAAATTACCTAAAAAGGTAAATATTACGTTATAATGAATGTGCCTGCtgctacaatacatatatacttacagcatgtacagtatataaaacaaTGAAGGTTTTTTAGAGCGTGAGAGTGTAATAGACACAATGACATGATGACTCCCATTACCTCTGTTatctgacttttgctaacgtttatttttgagttagaatcgatttaaaaaaaacaaaaataataattaaattattttttttaaattaaatttgtgTGTGTGCTGGTCTTATGTAGGGATAGTGAATGATAGactaaattccaaaaaagtgcagttcccctttattaCAACCTCATTAGATTGGAGGAAATACCATGCACTGGCCAAattgtgtgttttttatttttttatttttaccaaaTATTTCAACTATTATGTTTTTTCAGATGGAATCGGCACGTAAAGCGTGGGAGAACTCTCAGTCCCTTCCTGAGCAGGGCTCTCCAGGGACAGGTGTCTCAGGAGCTCCGCCTCCATGCAGCATTGGCTCATCCAGCGGCGTCAGCTACAGCTCTTTTGGAGGGGTTTCCATGCCTCCGATGCCTGTGGCGTCCGTAGCACCTTCCATGTCCATGCAAGGTACAACTAACTGTGTGGTATAAAGGTTCCATATTATCGTATTTTTCAACAATTCTAAATGAGGATGCGACAAATTTAGTCGCATATGCGCCTGAAAATAGACAGTGCGACTTAAAaagaatttaataaaaaaatgtcaaccCTTCCATCGCATTTTGCTcctcaaaaaaataaatccaagtttgataaaatacagtaaaattttcgtccatctgtatagcatgtttgaaataaatgtaAACCACAATAACCATTGAAACTGTGATTGACCGGAAGTGTTGATCACTCatgccaaacagcaacatttttgtttcatctgaactttcctccagaaggtcttatctttgtccatgtgatgtcagatgaaacaaaaattgagctgtttggccacaatacacagcaatatgtttgaaagacaaaaggtgaggcctttaatcccagaaacatcatccctaccgtcaagcatggtggtggtggtagtatgctctgggcctgttttgctgccaatggaactggtgctttacagagagtaaattggaaaataaaagaggattgcctccaaattcttcaggacaacctaaaatcatcagcctggaggttggggtttgggcgcaattgggtgttccaacaggactatgaccccaaacacacgtcaaaagtgttaaaggaatggctaaatcaggctagaattaaggttttagaatggccttcccaaagtcctgacttaaacgtgtggacaatgctgaagaaacaagtccatgtcagaaaaccaacaaatttagctgaactgcaccagttttgtcaagagaagtggtcaaaaattcaaccagaagcttgtggattgcTACCAAAAGCCccctattgcagtgaaacttgccaagggacatgtaaccaaatattaacattgttgtatgtatacttttgacccagcagatttggtcacattttcagtagacccataataaattcataaaagaaccaaacttcataaatgttttttgtgaccaacaagtatgtgctccaatctctctatcacaaaaaaataagagttgtaaaaatgattggaaactaaaGACATTatgttatgataaatgataaatgggttatacttgtatagcgcttttctaccttcaaggtactcaaagcgctttgacagtatttccacatttacccattcacacacacattcacacactgatggcgggagctgccatgcaaggcgctaaccagcagccatcagaggcaaagggtgaagtgtcttgcccaaggacacaacggacgtgactaggaaggtagaaggtgggaattgaaccccagtaaccagcaacactccgattgctggcacagccactctatcaacttcgccacgccatcccatgttctttacaagtgtatgtaaacttttgaccactactgtatatacacatttgtagatagatagatagatagtactttattgattccttcaggagagttccctcaggaaaattaaaattccagcagcagtgtacagaattgagatcgaatttaaaaagtaaataatgggggtataaatggaaacaaaatagaaaaatattacaatagaatgaaaacaaaaagcatcaatgagaataaaaatataacagtaaaataagaatataacaagagaaactaggcattagtgaccatgttatgaaaaagtattacactgttattgttttgcatcccctgtcattctagtaccccccgtcccccccagagaggagttgtacagtctaatggcgtgtgggacaaaagagttttttagtctattagtcctgcacttgggatgaatgtgtgtgtgtgtatatatatatatattgcacacacacacatatatatatatatatatatatatatatatatatatatatatatatatatatatatatatatatatatatatatatatatatatacatacacacatatatacacatttgtgtgtgtatatatgtgtgtacatatataaacatgtgtacatgtgtgtatatatatgtataaaaagggacaagtggtagaaaatggatggatggatgtgtatatgaaaagtgtatgtatgtgtatatgaaatgtgcatatatatatatatatatatatatatatatatatatatatatatatatatatatatatatatatataatgtatgtatgtaggtgtgtgtgtgtgtgtacatgtgtgtatatatataaatgtgtatatgtatatatatgtgggtgcatatgaatgtgtatatatgtatgtgtgtgtgtgtacatgtgtatatataaatatatgtacatgtgtgtatatataaatgtgtacatgtgtatatatataaatgtgtatatgtatatatatgtgtgtgcatatgaatgtgtatatatgtatgtgtatatgtttacatatgtgtgtgtgtatatatatgagatatatatatgtatgacgaAACGTTCGTCAAGTGAAACAGATTTCcccataaacaatgtaaacatgaataattggtccTAGCTTCGACAAAATTCCCtattttatgttttaaaatgtacACTTTATCGCTTGTCCTCTCCTCCGTTCTTGTTTGGCCGCATTAGTTCTGCATTTCAGAGCCAACtcaattacattatttacataaaataataatCGGTACTGGCACATTTTTTCCAACGATTTACAATGGTCCACGTTCCAATTGTGATGCATGGAAGAGTCGATAATTTTTCCCAACTCTGTTTAATACTGACTAATGTGTTTTTCTACAGGAAGTCATATCCCCCCATTATATCTGGATGGTCATGTCTTTCCCAGCCAGCCACGTCTGGTTCCACCTACAATGACTCAGCAGCAGAGCTACCAACAAGTATGTACACTCACACAGCCACAGCATTGTGTGTATTTTGTCAGAATTGTATGTTTCATTTGTGAACCCTTTTCAGGCAGCGCAGCAGATTCCCATTTCTTTGCACACGTCTCTTCAGGCTCAGGCTCAGTTGGGTCTAAGAGGAGGTCTGCCAGTGTCCCAGTCCCAAGACATGTTCAATTCTATTCCCCCGTTCAGGTACAGAGCAGTACTTCATGTAGTTTGTGTTGTGTGAGTGTCTTTGTCGTCTGACTTATTATCGCCCTCCAGGTCGCAGGTTTACATGCACCCCAACCTTTCTCAGCCCAGCCCCATGGTGCTGTCGGGCGGAGGTCCTCTGAAGGGGCCATATTCCCCATTCCCCGGCTTGCAGCCCTCAGACATAGTCAAGTCCACGTCGGGCTCGCACTATCAGCCGATGAACGGCAGCCAGCAGCTGGTGTATGACAACCAGTTGAACCAGGGGCCCAGCATGGGTTCCTCCCAGTTGATGGATTCTCAACTCATCCAGGTCAGCGCACCTGCTGAGAGCTTTTCGGTGTAACGGTTAACCTCAGGCTGATTATCTCAACGCCCGTGTGGTTCCTCTCATCAGGTGACCATGCCTTTACCTGGCTCTCAGCTGCGCTACGGCTCGGCTCAGCAGCATCTCATCCTCCCTCAGTCCATCCAGCTGCAGCAAGGCCAGAATCTGTCAGGAGGGCCACGCCGAATGATGCCGCCCGGCTCGCAGCCGCAAGTCATGCCCGGTAGCCGGGAGGTAAGTCCCCTCTGAGTGACTGCATGGCACGGCTGGATTAAGTTTGACTTGCTGTTTTCCTTTTTGTTCATTAGAGCTCACAGATGGAAATGAAGGCTTTCCAGTTCTCTGAAAAGCTCAGTCATTCGATGTCTGGAGGGTCTTACAGGTCAGTGCAAGTCACCTATCTTCATCAATAAATGTTTGATGCAGGACTTAATTGGCTCTGTTCATCAGGCCTGGATCTGCTAGCCCAAGTGGCAAGCCATCTGGTCACGGGGGCCCGGTTGGACCTTTGCCCCCTCATTATACACAACAGGTACCCTTTTGCTTTAGTCAAAAAACGCCCTTTCCCTAgaattattacatatttttaactGAACTATTTATGTTTCTCCCCTACAACCCGACCACCCAACCCGCCCCACCCACAACCATCAGGTCCAAGCCGCTCAGGGCAACATGGTGATGCACATGCGACCCCCCACCGGCCCCTTCCCCAGCCCCATCCAGAGACCAGTCATGCAGGTCAACAAGCCTGTCATCATCCGCTCCCCCCCTTACTCCAATCCCGGTCGCGAAATCCCCCACCACCGTACCCCTCCCTCGGCCCCCGAGGCCCTCGTCAAAGGGCCCGAGGATGGCATGAAGGTGAGCCACCCCATGTAAACATAGGTAATTTCATttctttttctcaatatgttttgATTGCTTGTGTAAATGTGATGTATATGGTCTGTAGGCTGTTTAAAGTAATAGCTGGGATTATGTGCGCGGGAACACTGATGTTGGAGATTGTTTGCATTTTTGGGAAATAATAGGTATAAAATGAAGGCGTTTCCATGGTAACACGGTGTTCATCATAAAACTTAAGTATATGTAAATACAAATGAAACTCAAAAACTTAagaatattgtgcaaaagttAATTAATGTCAAcaatttaacttcaaatgtgataTAAACTTTTTATAAGGAAactgagatatgtcaagcctgtatttgttataattttgatggtCATGGCTTATACAGTTTAACAAAACCCTACATTTTCTGAGTTTCTATTTTAGGTCTTCATAAGCTTgaaccataatcatcaaaattatatattgaaatatcttgagttgtaTGTCATTTTTAGTTTAACCTTGTAgatctaattgctggaataaacaaacttttgcacaatatatatatttttttagtttcacTTGTACATGTAAAGTTTGAGGTATCCAATCCACATGTTTGTGTTTTGAAACAAATAGAACAATAACTGGAACTAGTCCGTTCCACTGTCCAACTACCACCATGATACAACTTTAATTACTgtcatttagtgtaaaaaaaagtcatgTTTTGAAATGCTGGGGTTTTTATTGTATGCAAtgcagcagcttgagaaaaaaagaaaaaaactttttAAGTTGTTAAATAGTAAAAAGTAATGTTTTAACATTTGTGTTATTCAagtgtaaataagtaaataataactTACTTGGTGATTATCTACAATTAAATTGGCATTATAGTCTTATGTAACAGTATACACAGTCATATATGAAGCTCAAAAAACACTGAAAAATACTTCAATTATACTACAATTTTACTAAAATCTGATTTTGTAATCACCTCATACTGTTTACTCTTCACTGTCAAAATATTAATTATTGCCTCTAAACTTAACTTGGCAAGTtgaaaaacaactttatttttgtcCAGCTGCAGCACATTGCACTGATAACCACTGCCCTACAGAATTGTTGGATTTGCTGTATTTATTTTAGGGATTCATGCTCCATTAGTAATCCCccgccccttttttttttttcaattggcaCAGAATAAAAGCCTGCGAGACGTGCGCAAAGCAGTATGCGAGGGCAAGATGCTTTCCGGGGGGATCATGACCAGCAATCTCCAGGAGCCCCTCTCCTCTTCCACAGGTCACGCCAAGCCAGCACGCACTGGAGCCATCACACCCCAGGCGGTCAAGTTGGAGGAGGGCAAGGCGTAGTAAAAACAATGGACCTAAAcaacaaatatcaaaatatatatgtacaaaaaaatcACCACCCAGCCTACAAACACACAACAAAAGCTCCTTGCACAAGGTCAGAGCCTTAAGAGACCATCTGAAGCAGAAGGCAGGGCACCTGGACTCTTCTTTATTTCACATacaagacatatacatatatatatataaataaatgaattcaTAACACCATTTTAAACAGATCTCCTCTAAGGTCCTCTTTATTTATTTCTATGTTAAATCCTTTCTTGCCAAACTGTAATAActcataataaaaataataatggactTGAGCCTTTACAAATAGGCttgtttggactttttttttttttttttaaataaattcaaatacAGATGTGTTTGTCGGTGAATGTTCTTGTCACCACAAATTTTATTATAGCAGGAACAAAGAAAATCTGATTAAAGAACATGATTGCATGTCAAGTGTCCCTTCTGGGGGGAAAAACGACTTTTACACTCTTGgcgatttgtttggttttatttacCCCTCCGCACAAATAAATCATGTTTCTTCTATGTGAGAGGAATGTGTGCATGTGGGCACTTTTACTTTTTTTCTCCCCTCCAGAACATGTTTTGTACCTCATCATCAGCTCTTGATGTGAATGAAATGTTGGCTTGTAGGTCAATTTTGTTTGAAGGCTCCCCACAATTCCAATGACCATTTCTTTCTGCAGCTCCTATGTGGTCTCTGAGGTGGCACGAGCAATAAATGCAACAAACCAGGGTCCAAATATCTGAACGAGAGACAAACGGGGAGCAGTTTGCATTGCGTAATTCAacctttttttgcttttgtgtgtgtgagagcacaGTTACAGTGAACCCACGAGTGACTTTCATGGTGTTTTGAAAATGTGAAAACCGTTGGAATCACCTGTTCATTATTATTCTGC is a window encoding:
- the prrc2b gene encoding protein PRRC2B isoform X7 yields the protein MSDRLGQITKSRDGKSKYSSLSLFDKYKGKSIETQKNSAVPRHGLQSLGKVAAARRMPPPAHLPSLKSENKGNDPNVIIVPKDGTGWANKPEQPDQKSSIASIPQLPESQLQPASQKSVSNLQKPPPVATQENTNTGGPKQWAHLNGKAIEPDGLRVLNRLQPFSHEEFPTLKAAGEQDRVGKEKSGYDPSYGPGPSLRPQNVTSWREGGGRNLQPSSLALGLPADPEGKLTALGEAGTPPTASHPTSATSVASSSVVATQSPGLDPKEPSLRPVQPIRRAAVPSALQHQLHHTSNAVYHDMLPAFMCSKETRETPGTEHVPPTVAAPARFDPKPTFRLSYAKLELVNGDARRENRFARAAPRLSSQPIRRPGDRPQRPAIINPEDLKDLDDLDIDCEDGWAGLHEEVDYSEKLKFSDDEEEHSASDKNKMWAEWDRENRRDCQSYLSSGEVPYTHDGPEESYSNHHQEPPRKTNSRYLSADTQSQQKSHSEPPTDQEDHQRQSQPLARAKYASPELSEAVERARRRREEEERRAREERLAACAEKLKKLDEKFGKSERQISRAEESNKDVQGKESPLSPNREHVKVHNCQYSAKDVHECSSDDSPSPSYREEPSFPAYRSSEDDGQEPSSPAGDYTGRPSKPVPPRFQKPPQHQQQEQVYKMQQQWQQSGHPAPSGSSLTQRGYYPPHVLGFDPRWMMMPPFMDPRVNQGRSPVDYYSSAVHSSGMMKPMMHQDHLNSPSSDEGLHHERRTPSTEPYPVWSQDGYPMRSFTPPYQRHHDNQLDDRSDMAPSQQDTYEERSDEGVSHLQEDLHHHHAFRSQSSDREHHDQGLLSAQSHSQLHTDTEYSKQELRDQHLKDSPDENSDGSKDNWKRDVGNNAQSQWSEANSCSSAGVSHQSETTVRTLTRRTGPIKKPVLKALKVEDKESEKPKHEPEDKPVPYRLEKEVLTNVYDLKKDSQPASNRRSGSPVVEKQSEEIQRQSLAITKVDRPLGTQQSEDSPKESVWDTSKIHPPRDVQENLEPQAPRRNNWIFIDEEQAFGAVRGSGRGRGRGFRDFNSRGGGRAVRVGDNVRGAYNNSAVAQRTGRGRAQPRELKVEEFQRGQPRRRNVSETLSEASEYEELPKRRRQKGSENGEGYLEAAEARKVDRDSWRSNKVYTDEQAAADSREKAKTSRNFGGRTLPPRLNTGNYSRGYGSSREISSWRGRGPQFGSSGGSMQENGYGPGPDNTFPRKPHIDRDTLKYAPKFTGPFIENCSEEREGEYYFDCDNPDRQALRRRRPPRQDKPPRFRRLQQEREPGSNQCTSDEYVNGEFTNPWPARPKGSGEDTWPSGPYSGVRTSQHAPTEDWETGSDNSDFSDWKEKQAGRGGTPTQGHGDVPSDPCHGEAGSVEKRELSKRSFSSQRPLIERQNRSDTWQNGGMSCKSRSQDESGPMYSIEQSEELSESSRKKFDKDLKPGALKPDITESLSQYELSAYPIEDDAGGPISNADSYQEALSKKQRHPQEDDRRRKDQGVSVPVKSRPVASKIPPRFAKKQGGMGIDQPEDSLSSNNLGTEIWETNSSDYYFPALSVQSSGGDSWTKQVSYAGSEPNSEDSDAGPEQTKEQHKPGPIGNERSLKHRKGSEVVDRLEVGPITPVNGVDLHVDTVLPVPPIEFGVSAKDSDFNLPSGSTPVPVSNPVNKLQDHLTTNTIPMLRSNHLQPGINLNPMSFPSADLTLKMESARKAWENSQSLPEQGSPGTGVSGAPPPCSIGSSSGVSYSSFGGVSMPPMPVASVAPSMSMQGSHIPPLYLDGHVFPSQPRLVPPTMTQQQSYQQAAQQIPISLHTSLQAQAQLGLRGGLPVSQSQDMFNSIPPFRSQVYMHPNLSQPSPMVLSGGGPLKGPYSPFPGLQPSDIVKSTSGSHYQPMNGSQQLVYDNQLNQGPSMGSSQLMDSQLIQVTMPLPGSQLRYGSAQQHLILPQSIQLQQGQNLSGGPRRMMPPGSQPQVMPGSRESSQMEMKAFQFSEKLSHSMSGGSYRPGSASPSGKPSGHGGPVGPLPPHYTQQVQAAQGNMVMHMRPPTGPFPSPIQRPVMQVNKPVIIRSPPYSNPGREIPHHRTPPSAPEALVKGPEDGMKNKSLRDVRKAVCEGKMLSGGIMTSNLQEPLSSSTGHAKPARTGAITPQAVKLEEGKA
- the prrc2b gene encoding protein PRRC2B isoform X2, with protein sequence MSDRLGQITKSRDGKSKYSSLSLFDKYKGKSIETQKNSVPRHGLQSLGKVAAARRMPPPAHLPSLKSENKGNDPNVIIVPKDGTGWANKPEQPDQKSSIASIPQLPESQLQPASQKSVSNLQKPPPVATQENTNTGGPKQWAHLNGKAIEPDGLRVLNRLQPFSHEEFPTLKAAGEQDRVGKEKSGYDPSYGPGPSLRPQNVTSWREGGGRNLQPSSLALGLPADPEGKLTALGEAGTPPTASHPTSATSVASSSVVATQSPGLDPKEPSLRPVQPIRRAAVPSALQHQLHHTSNAVYHDMLPAFMCSKETRETPGTEHVPPTVAAPARFDPKPTFRLSYAKLELVNGDARRENRFARAAPRLSSQPIRRPGDRPQRPAIINPEDLKDLDDLDIDCEDGWAGLHEEVDYSEKLKFSDDEEEHSASDKNKMWAEWDRENRRDCQSYLSSGEVPYTHDGPEESYSNHHQEPPRKTNSRYLSADTQSQQKSHSEPPTDQEDHQRQSQPLARAKYASPELSEAVERARRRREEEERRAREERLAACAEKLKKLDEKFGKSERQISRAEESNKDVQGKESPLSPNREHVKVHNCQYSAKDVHECSSDDSPSPSYREEPSFPAYRSSEDDGQEPSSPAGDYTGRPSKPVPPRFQKPPQHQQQEQVYKMQQQWQQSGHPAPSGSSLTQRGYYPPHVLGFDPRWMMMPPFMDPRVNQGRSPVDYYSSAVHSSGMMKPMMHQDHLNSPSSDEGLHHERRTPSTEPYPVWSQDGYPMRSFTPPYQRHHDNQLDDRSDMAPSQQDTYEERSDEGVSHLQEDLHHHHAFRSQSSDREHHDQGLLSAQSHSQLHTDTEYSKQELRDQHLKDSPDENSDGSKDNWKRDVGNNAQSQWSEANSCSSAGVSHQSETTVRTLTRRTGPIKKPVLKALKVEDKESEKPKHEPEDKPVPYRLEKEVLTNVYDLKKDSQPASNRRSGSPVVEKQSEEIQRQSLAITKVDRPLGTQQSEDSPKESVWDTSKIHPPRDVQENLEPQAPRRNNWIFIDEEQAFGAVRGSGRGRGRGFRDFNSRGGGRAVRVGDNVRGAYNNSAVAQRTGRGRAQPRELKVEEFQRGQPRRRNVSETLSEASEYEELPKRRRQKGSENGEGYLEAAEARKVDRDSWRSNKVYTDEQAAADSREKAKTSRNFGGRTLPPRLNTGNYSRGYGSSREISSWRGRGPQFGSSGGSMQENGYGPGPDNTFPRKPHIDRDTLKYAPKFTGPFIENCSEEREGEYYFDCDNPDRQALRRRRPPRQDKPPRFRRLQQEREPGSNQCTSDEYVNGEFTNPWPARPKGSGEDTWPSGPYSGVRTSQHAPTEDWETGSDNSDFSDWKEKQAGRGGTPTQGHGDVPSDPCHGEAGSVEKRELSKRSFSSQRPLIERQNRKGEPSLLETSKMIRAPDNSPSAPLNRSDTWQNGGMSCKSRSQDESGPMYSIEQSEELSESSRKKFDKDLKPGALKPDITESLSQYELSAYPIEDDAGGPISNADSYQEALSKKQRHPQEDDRRRKDQGVSVPVKSRPVASKIPPRFAKKQGGMGIDQPEDSLSSNNLGTEIWETNSSDYYFPALSVQSSGGDSWTKQVSYAGSEPNSEDSDAGPEQTKEQHKPGPIGNERSLKHRKGSEVVDRLEVGPITPVNGVDLHVDTVLPVPPIEFGVSAKDSDFNLPSGSTPVPVSNPVNKLQDHLTTNTIPMLRSNHLQPGINLNPMSFPSADLTLKMESARKAWENSQSLPEQGSPGTGVSGAPPPCSIGSSSGVSYSSFGGVSMPPMPVASVAPSMSMQGSHIPPLYLDGHVFPSQPRLVPPTMTQQQSYQQAAQQIPISLHTSLQAQAQLGLRGGLPVSQSQDMFNSIPPFRSQVYMHPNLSQPSPMVLSGGGPLKGPYSPFPGLQPSDIVKSTSGSHYQPMNGSQQLVYDNQLNQGPSMGSSQLMDSQLIQVTMPLPGSQLRYGSAQQHLILPQSIQLQQGQNLSGGPRRMMPPGSQPQVMPGSRESSQMEMKAFQFSEKLSHSMSGGSYRPGSASPSGKPSGHGGPVGPLPPHYTQQVQAAQGNMVMHMRPPTGPFPSPIQRPVMQVNKPVIIRSPPYSNPGREIPHHRTPPSAPEALVKGPEDGMKNKSLRDVRKAVCEGKMLSGGIMTSNLQEPLSSSTGHAKPARTGAITPQAVKLEEGKA